In Catenulispora sp. MAP5-51, the following proteins share a genomic window:
- a CDS encoding MFS transporter, producing MDITDSVPNTSDASPPAPGRDRPAPADAVDAAPGSPAAPDARSPWVALTVVCVAQFMITLDATVVNVAAPAIQKSLHFAPGNLQWIINAYTLFSGGFLLLGGRTGDLVGRRRVFSAGVFLFTAASLLNGVAPNAGVLIFGRGLQGLGAAFASPAALAVLMTAFPGTRERTKALAVWSTIAVSGGAVGVLLGGMLTDLLSWRWTFFINLPIGVLTLLATTRFVPASRGEGRARGFDAAGAVSVTGGCVLLVYWIVQAPTWGWGSAKTLGVGAAALVILAAFGLIERRSSAPLVRFELFRVRAVSIGNGALFLFGGAAFALFFFASLYLQEVMAYSPLRAGVAFLPVFVSSVLGAGVAQQLVRRIGPRAVALLGLAVCVVGMLMLARIPVHGSYTHDLLVELILISLGMGIATVPLILLSTTGVREDLSGLASGVNNMSQNIGRALGLAILSSIATSHAANVLRGHPHATSAATAAQVSGYHWGFVGSAILILGSMAVVGGFLRGADLAALDETAAAPSAA from the coding sequence GTGGACATCACGGACTCGGTCCCCAACACGTCGGACGCCTCGCCGCCGGCCCCCGGCCGCGACCGGCCGGCGCCCGCGGATGCCGTGGATGCCGCCCCGGGATCCCCGGCCGCCCCGGATGCGCGCAGCCCCTGGGTCGCGCTCACGGTGGTCTGCGTGGCGCAGTTCATGATCACGCTGGACGCCACGGTGGTGAACGTCGCGGCGCCGGCGATCCAGAAGTCCCTGCACTTCGCCCCCGGGAACCTGCAGTGGATCATCAACGCCTACACCCTGTTCTCCGGCGGCTTCCTGCTCCTGGGCGGCCGGACCGGTGACCTGGTCGGCCGCCGGCGGGTGTTCAGCGCCGGCGTCTTCCTGTTCACCGCCGCCTCGCTGCTCAACGGCGTCGCCCCGAACGCCGGCGTGCTGATCTTCGGCCGCGGCCTGCAGGGCCTGGGCGCCGCGTTCGCCTCCCCGGCGGCGCTGGCGGTGCTGATGACCGCCTTCCCCGGGACGCGCGAGCGGACCAAGGCGCTGGCCGTGTGGAGCACCATCGCGGTCTCCGGCGGCGCGGTCGGCGTGCTGCTCGGCGGCATGCTCACCGACCTGCTGTCCTGGCGCTGGACCTTCTTCATCAACCTGCCCATCGGCGTGCTCACCCTGCTGGCCACCACCCGCTTCGTGCCGGCGTCCCGCGGCGAGGGCCGCGCCCGCGGCTTCGACGCGGCCGGCGCGGTCAGCGTGACCGGCGGCTGCGTGCTGCTCGTCTATTGGATCGTGCAGGCGCCGACCTGGGGCTGGGGTTCGGCCAAGACGCTGGGGGTCGGGGCCGCGGCCCTGGTCATCCTGGCCGCGTTCGGCCTGATCGAGCGCCGCAGCAGCGCCCCGCTCGTGCGCTTCGAGCTCTTCCGGGTCCGTGCGGTGTCCATCGGCAACGGCGCCCTGTTCCTGTTCGGCGGCGCGGCCTTCGCCTTGTTCTTCTTCGCCTCGCTGTACCTGCAGGAGGTCATGGCGTACAGCCCGCTGCGCGCGGGTGTGGCGTTCCTGCCGGTCTTCGTCTCCAGCGTTCTGGGCGCTGGCGTGGCCCAGCAGCTGGTCCGCCGGATCGGCCCGCGCGCGGTGGCGCTCCTGGGGCTGGCGGTCTGCGTCGTCGGCATGCTGATGCTGGCCCGCATCCCGGTCCACGGCTCCTACACCCACGACCTGCTCGTCGAGCTGATCCTGATCTCCCTCGGGATGGGGATCGCCACGGTTCCGCTGATCCTGTTGTCCACCACCGGTGTGCGCGAGGACCTGTCCGGTCTGGCCTCCGGCGTGAACAACATGTCACAGAACATCGGGCGTGCCCTCGGGCTCGCCATCCTGTCCAGCATCGCCACCTCGCACGCCGCGAACGTCCTGCGCGGCCACCCGCACGCCACCTCGGCGGCGACCGCCGCGCAGGTGTCCGGGTACCACTGGGGCTTCGTCGGCTCGGCGATCCTGATCCTGGGCTCCATGGCCGTCGTGGGCGGTTTCCTGCGGGGCGCGGACCTGGCCGCGCTGGACGAGACGGCCGCCGCCCCTTCGGCCGCCTGA
- a CDS encoding polysaccharide pyruvyl transferase family protein translates to MSRPLIYLITTAGIPNYGDELIAMAWLRHLARERPDADVLVDTVRPSAAAETLAGIHPSVRFTSTLWPVALLSPSWEAADISRFAASIVADPARLAEVEERFKLLIRPDGIPWEASPDSVLAGLEDLVSAEVVHMVGGGYLNGIWPVSLGVTAGVGAALQRGAGRAVMTGEGIGPYDAGATDVIRGLIEPFTLVDVRDTVSAEVAGLAAAQVTCDDVFLDLGPELYATHGKYDVVVNAQADHGASVEGLTEFVVSALSRWKVEPGRVAFVECRPGADDAVYKAVAQSLPEVAFVPVSEVLADGLPAGPGVRWISTRFHPHLVAAAAGSPGVAISVQPEYYDAKHSSLIALGSGWPMLTTLSDPVGWPEGEGFDQAKLKALREQKVAVAERVYGTRRASA, encoded by the coding sequence GTGAGCAGGCCCCTGATCTACCTGATCACCACCGCCGGCATCCCCAACTACGGCGACGAGCTCATCGCCATGGCCTGGCTGCGCCATCTGGCCCGGGAGCGTCCGGACGCCGACGTGCTGGTCGACACGGTGCGGCCGTCGGCGGCCGCCGAGACGCTGGCCGGAATCCACCCCTCGGTGCGGTTCACCAGCACCCTGTGGCCGGTGGCGCTGCTCAGCCCGAGCTGGGAGGCGGCCGACATCTCGCGGTTCGCCGCCTCGATCGTCGCCGATCCGGCCCGGCTCGCCGAGGTCGAGGAGCGGTTCAAGCTGCTGATCCGGCCCGACGGGATCCCGTGGGAGGCCAGCCCGGACAGCGTGCTGGCCGGGCTGGAGGACCTGGTGAGCGCCGAGGTCGTGCACATGGTCGGCGGCGGGTACCTGAACGGGATCTGGCCGGTGAGCCTGGGCGTCACGGCCGGGGTCGGGGCGGCGCTCCAACGCGGTGCCGGCCGGGCGGTGATGACCGGCGAGGGGATCGGGCCCTACGACGCGGGCGCGACCGACGTGATCCGCGGGCTCATCGAGCCGTTCACGCTGGTGGACGTCCGGGACACGGTCTCGGCCGAGGTCGCCGGGCTGGCCGCGGCGCAGGTCACCTGCGACGACGTATTCCTCGACCTGGGACCTGAGCTCTACGCCACGCACGGGAAGTACGACGTCGTGGTCAACGCACAGGCCGACCACGGCGCGTCGGTCGAGGGCCTCACGGAGTTCGTCGTCAGTGCCCTGAGCCGCTGGAAGGTGGAACCGGGGCGCGTCGCCTTCGTCGAGTGCCGGCCGGGGGCGGACGACGCCGTCTACAAGGCGGTGGCGCAGAGCCTGCCGGAGGTGGCCTTCGTGCCGGTGAGCGAGGTCCTGGCGGACGGCCTGCCGGCGGGTCCGGGGGTGCGGTGGATCTCCACGCGCTTCCACCCGCATCTGGTCGCCGCCGCGGCGGGGTCGCCGGGGGTGGCGATCAGCGTGCAGCCCGAGTACTACGACGCGAAGCACAGCTCGCTGATCGCGCTCGGGTCCGGGTGGCCGATGCTCACCACGCTGTCGGACCCGGTGGGGTGGCCCGAAGGCGAGGGGTTCGACCAGGCCAAGCTCAAGGCACTGCGAGAGCAGAAGGTCGCGGTGGCCGAGCGGGTGTACGGGACGCGGAGGGCGTCGGCCTGA
- a CDS encoding TetR/AcrR family transcriptional regulator — translation MTADTADGASTRRLRADAERNRRVLLDTAARVLAEKGLDVPISYIAREAGLGQGTVFRRFPSKENLVLAVVMDQLGALVELGDTLSSDESDPAEALHRFLSAGIQVVAENRGVCEAVYGSMGAGPELPAVYRRIVEIMDDLVSRARSAGAVRADITAEDLVLLQRGVAQAAAPLREYDPQLWRRYLDLVWDALSPKAAGQLYGNAPTFAWGSTGVHTDTETE, via the coding sequence ATGACCGCTGACACCGCGGACGGAGCGTCGACGCGCAGGCTGCGAGCCGACGCCGAGCGCAACCGGCGTGTGCTGTTGGACACAGCCGCCCGGGTCCTGGCCGAGAAGGGCCTGGACGTGCCGATCTCCTACATCGCCCGGGAGGCGGGACTGGGGCAGGGCACGGTGTTCCGCCGGTTCCCGAGCAAGGAGAACCTGGTCCTGGCCGTGGTGATGGACCAGCTGGGCGCGCTGGTCGAGCTCGGCGACACGCTGTCCAGCGACGAGTCGGACCCGGCCGAGGCCCTGCACCGGTTCCTGAGCGCGGGCATCCAGGTGGTGGCCGAGAACCGCGGGGTGTGCGAGGCGGTGTACGGCTCGATGGGCGCCGGCCCCGAGCTGCCGGCCGTCTACCGCCGCATCGTCGAGATCATGGACGACCTGGTCTCCCGCGCGCGCAGCGCGGGCGCGGTGCGCGCGGACATCACCGCCGAGGATCTGGTGCTGCTGCAACGCGGGGTCGCCCAGGCGGCCGCCCCGCTGCGGGAGTACGACCCGCAGCTGTGGCGGCGCTACCTGGATCTGGTGTGGGACGCGCTGAGCCCGAAGGCGGCGGGACAGCTTTATGGGAACGCGCCCACGTTCGCGTGGGGCAGCACTGGCGTTCACACCGATACCGAGACCGAGTGA
- a CDS encoding nucleotide disphospho-sugar-binding domain-containing protein: protein MRVLFTSFVLPSNYLHQVPLAWALRAAGHEVQVAAPANVAELVGRSGLTSVTVGESYDLKAGLAEANRQIRERTGKPMSGDLVAQLDPEELRWFRETAFSPHVLAAEAAAGDLNGFVRWWRPDLIVSDPLVYAAPLAAAAGGGVPLVRNLTGPDIARKVGFPGLTDVGDADVRATWPADLVELYERHGVEPAVDFAVRVVDHTPASMQIPGIPNRVQARFVPYNGTGVLPKWVLEPRERPRVCVTWGTLTTTTSGTENFLAPTVVEALADLDVEVVVAVKKSDRELMGEPGGRVRIVEELPLSLLLPTCDALVSQGGSGAVLTAAALGVPQLALPLVSDHTMIAALLAGTGAGIDLRPADADPEAIRDAVRTLVHDPKPRDAAGALAEEIAAAPAPAQIVSVLEDLV from the coding sequence GGTCGGGCGTTCCGGCCTCACGAGTGTGACCGTCGGGGAGTCCTACGACCTCAAGGCGGGGCTCGCCGAGGCCAACCGGCAGATCCGGGAGCGGACCGGCAAGCCGATGAGCGGGGATCTGGTCGCCCAGCTCGATCCGGAGGAGCTGCGGTGGTTCCGGGAGACCGCCTTCTCGCCGCACGTGCTCGCCGCTGAGGCAGCCGCCGGGGATCTCAACGGTTTCGTGCGGTGGTGGCGTCCGGATCTCATCGTCAGCGATCCGCTGGTGTACGCCGCGCCGCTGGCCGCCGCGGCCGGCGGCGGGGTGCCGCTGGTGCGGAATCTGACCGGGCCGGACATCGCCAGGAAGGTCGGGTTCCCGGGGCTCACCGATGTCGGCGACGCCGATGTGCGCGCCACGTGGCCCGCGGATCTGGTGGAGCTGTACGAGCGGCACGGTGTCGAGCCGGCCGTGGACTTCGCGGTCCGCGTCGTGGACCACACGCCGGCCAGCATGCAGATCCCCGGCATCCCCAACCGCGTCCAGGCGCGGTTCGTGCCCTACAACGGGACCGGGGTGCTGCCGAAGTGGGTGCTGGAGCCGCGGGAGCGGCCGCGGGTGTGCGTCACGTGGGGCACGCTGACCACGACGACGTCCGGGACGGAGAACTTCCTCGCGCCGACGGTCGTCGAGGCGCTGGCCGACCTCGACGTCGAGGTGGTCGTGGCGGTCAAGAAGTCCGACCGGGAGCTCATGGGCGAGCCGGGCGGGCGGGTGCGGATCGTGGAGGAGCTGCCGCTGAGCCTGCTGCTGCCCACCTGCGACGCGCTCGTGAGCCAGGGCGGGTCCGGCGCGGTGCTGACCGCGGCCGCGCTCGGGGTGCCGCAGCTGGCGCTGCCGCTGGTCAGCGACCACACGATGATCGCCGCGCTGCTGGCCGGCACCGGGGCCGGGATCGACCTGCGGCCCGCCGACGCCGATCCGGAGGCGATCCGCGACGCGGTCCGGACCCTCGTGCACGATCCCAAGCCGCGCGACGCGGCCGGCGCTCTGGCCGAGGAGATCGCCGCCGCGCCGGCTCCGGCGCAGATCGTGTCCGTGCTGGAAGACCTCGTTTGA